The following are encoded in a window of Chloroflexota bacterium genomic DNA:
- the pdxT gene encoding pyridoxal 5'-phosphate synthase glutaminase subunit PdxT, with protein sequence MAIYGVLALQGDFLEHVQVLRDLGVEAREVRLPEHLQGLDGLIIPGGESTTIGKLAATYQLIEPIRRMANEGIPIWGTCAGMIMLAKDVGQNQPLIGVMDIAVKRNAFGRQVDSFETDLLIPSLDAVSTAEEQGKPFRAIFIRAPYIQRVGSGVEELAHLADGTVVAARQGNLLATAFHPELTDDTRFHRYFLSMKP encoded by the coding sequence ATGGCAATATACGGGGTTTTGGCCTTGCAAGGAGATTTCCTCGAGCATGTGCAGGTATTGCGTGACCTGGGAGTCGAAGCAAGAGAGGTTCGCCTTCCCGAGCATCTGCAGGGCTTGGATGGTTTGATCATCCCTGGTGGCGAGAGTACCACAATTGGCAAGCTGGCAGCAACATACCAATTAATCGAGCCAATACGCCGCATGGCGAATGAAGGCATCCCTATATGGGGCACTTGTGCTGGGATGATTATGCTTGCCAAGGATGTTGGCCAAAATCAACCCCTTATCGGGGTAATGGACATTGCCGTGAAACGAAATGCGTTTGGTCGGCAGGTGGATAGCTTTGAAACAGACCTGCTCATCCCTTCATTGGATGCGGTGAGCACAGCAGAAGAGCAAGGGAAACCTTTCCGTGCCATCTTCATCCGTGCACCCTATATCCAGAGAGTAGGCAGCGGAGTGGAAGAACTGGCCCATCTAGCTGATGGGACGGTGGTTGCTGCCAGACAGGGTAACCTGCTGGCAACGGCCTTCCATCCCGAGCTGACCGATGACACCAGGTTTCACCGCTACTTCTTGAGCATGAAACCTTGA
- the pdxS gene encoding pyridoxal 5'-phosphate synthase lyase subunit PdxS, with product MGVEKGTWKVKVGLAQMLKGGVIMDVVTPEHARIAEDAGACAVMALERVPADIRAHGGVARMSDPELILRIMDAVTIPVMAKCRIGHFVEAQVLEAIGVDYIDESEVLTPADEEHHIDKHQFKVPFVCGCRNLGEALRRIAEGAAMIRTKGEAGTGNVVEAVRHARAVLGAIRRLQSMAPEELMAAAKEMGAPYELVVEVAKEGRLPVVNFAAGGIATPADAAMMMQLGMDGVFVGSGIFKSENPARRARAIVQAVTYYNEPRIIAEVSKGLGEPMHGLEIAAIPETERLAVRGW from the coding sequence ATGGGGGTTGAGAAAGGAACGTGGAAAGTAAAAGTAGGACTAGCGCAGATGCTCAAGGGCGGGGTGATTATGGATGTTGTGACACCCGAGCACGCCAGGATAGCGGAAGATGCGGGTGCTTGTGCCGTGATGGCGCTGGAGCGGGTGCCTGCCGACATCCGGGCGCATGGTGGAGTGGCGCGCATGAGCGATCCCGAACTTATTCTGCGCATCATGGACGCTGTTACCATTCCCGTTATGGCCAAGTGCCGCATAGGCCACTTTGTCGAAGCGCAAGTGCTTGAGGCGATAGGCGTAGATTACATAGACGAAAGCGAAGTGCTTACGCCAGCGGACGAAGAGCATCACATAGATAAGCACCAGTTCAAAGTCCCGTTTGTCTGCGGCTGCCGAAATCTGGGCGAGGCCCTGCGGCGTATCGCTGAAGGAGCGGCGATGATCCGCACCAAAGGAGAAGCCGGCACAGGAAATGTTGTGGAGGCTGTGCGACACGCGCGGGCTGTGTTGGGTGCCATTCGACGCCTGCAAAGCATGGCTCCCGAAGAATTGATGGCTGCCGCCAAAGAAATGGGGGCTCCCTATGAGCTCGTGGTAGAGGTTGCCAAAGAGGGTCGATTGCCGGTAGTCAATTTCGCTGCTGGTGGTATCGCTACACCCGCTGACGCTGCCATGATGATGCAACTGGGTATGGATGGTGTTTTTGTCGGCTCTGGCATTTTCAAGTCAGAAAACCCGGCTCGCCGTGCCAGAGCGATTGTGCAGGCTGTTACTTATTATAATGAACCCAGGATCATTGCCGAAGTATCCAAGGGTCTGGGTGAACCCATGCATGGCCTGGAGATTGCAGCTATCCCGGAGACCGAGCGCTTGGCAGTAAGAGGATGGTGA
- the gcvT gene encoding glycine cleavage system aminomethyltransferase GcvT — MKDGHYSDFFNVDIAEVDPDTDLIIRFEEERQARRFILIPSESIAPRAVRQALGSVFNNIYAEGYPPLRMTREEEELVLEHAHQLAYYRRYSDRRFYKGVEYADFIETLAQRRCAQCFATKEIPAENIYVNVQPLSGAAANLAVYQTFLRPGDTLMGMNLFQGGHLTHGSEFNLSGRLYKVISYNVDGNTERLNYDAIMALAREHRPKIIVAGYTSYPWAPDWAKFRAIADEVGALLMADIAHTAGMAAVGAYPSPIGYADVVTFTTHKTICGPRGAVIMTTDEEKAQMIDAAVFPGEQGGPHVNKFAAMAVAFKIAQTEKFRRLQYAIVENAKAFADSLAKRGLKLAYGGTDTHLLVVDLRGIKTKTGFPLRGEIAARILDLCGIVVNKNTIPGDELTALGSGIRMGTPWVTQRGMGPEHLDELAEIIARVVTNIQPFKYIGLIGELPRGKIDLDVLEAARRDVDALAMRIQSETKPRGLGYPHFMVIPEMPAPKQAMGLPALDKRVATQSDALLLDTSDTSVLRISGWRAKSFLQQVSTNNVALLAPYQAQRALLLDKDGVLLDDVAILRLEADKRGRDVYLMLTNPLNTTKVKSWLRGLSDGYVLFDPEDIFRKVEGPVVIEDLGEDELQDPSLRLVNLAMVGPGGPDLLQRMGMPQLSEGSVWHGKLADIPVFVIRLGYGVGDVRMEILVHPEEAASLWNRLIEEGATPRGEELRQSLRARADLPDYTAERPTAQELYIGPQKSWFCLTKPYFVGQAALKPVLNSVKEQAAKKQEFIWREPENAPLKRTPLYDEHRKRTTKIIPFAGWEMPVWYSSVGEEHQAVRSAAGLFDVAHMGVLEVSGEHAASFLDVVASNYARWIDPGQSAYAYFLDPDGNVIDDFMMYRLAWDRYLLIVNAVNEEKDLAWLRAVNSRQVVIDRDNPAMEIEGQAIIRSLKDPSSGADQRVDLALQGPNSLPILQSLTDDEMIKRKLARLRRTDHIHTELAGFDLIIARTGYTGEEWGFELLVHPDRVVELWNLLLEKGAAFGLKPCGLAARDSTRIEAGLPLYGHELAGDYNISPSEAGFAPYIKFHKPFFIGRRHCLEIELSKKMEVVRFRVNETGVRALRAGDPVINKRGQYIGRVTSCTLVGGRQIGMAYVDKRYNEPGAEIGIFPTSHGEEGTVKAIKDLTSGDKVPLHVWATVLTRFPDKEEKASWGLRTE; from the coding sequence ATGAAAGATGGACATTACAGTGACTTTTTCAACGTAGATATTGCTGAGGTGGATCCTGACACAGATCTAATCATTCGCTTTGAAGAAGAGCGTCAGGCCAGGCGTTTTATCCTCATTCCTTCTGAGAGCATAGCTCCTCGTGCGGTGCGGCAAGCACTAGGTTCGGTCTTTAACAACATTTACGCCGAGGGGTATCCACCGCTGCGGATGACGCGCGAAGAGGAAGAACTCGTCCTGGAACACGCACATCAACTTGCCTACTATCGCCGCTATAGTGACCGCCGGTTCTACAAAGGAGTTGAGTATGCTGATTTTATTGAAACTCTGGCGCAACGTCGGTGTGCTCAATGCTTTGCCACAAAAGAGATCCCAGCGGAGAATATTTATGTCAATGTACAGCCTCTTTCTGGCGCAGCAGCGAACCTGGCGGTGTACCAGACATTCCTGCGTCCTGGCGATACTCTGATGGGCATGAACTTGTTCCAAGGAGGCCATCTTACACATGGCAGTGAGTTCAACCTATCGGGTCGGTTGTACAAGGTTATTTCCTACAATGTAGATGGCAACACAGAGCGATTGAACTATGATGCCATCATGGCCCTGGCGCGCGAACATCGCCCGAAGATCATCGTCGCTGGCTATACTTCCTATCCTTGGGCGCCCGACTGGGCTAAATTCAGAGCAATTGCAGATGAAGTGGGAGCTCTGTTGATGGCAGACATTGCCCATACCGCTGGCATGGCTGCTGTAGGCGCCTATCCCAGCCCAATTGGTTACGCAGATGTCGTTACTTTCACTACGCACAAGACCATTTGCGGACCACGTGGGGCAGTTATCATGACCACGGATGAAGAAAAAGCGCAGATGATAGACGCAGCCGTTTTCCCGGGTGAACAAGGCGGACCTCATGTGAACAAATTTGCTGCTATGGCGGTAGCATTCAAAATTGCACAGACAGAAAAATTCCGCCGTCTGCAATATGCCATTGTGGAGAATGCCAAGGCTTTTGCGGATTCACTGGCTAAGCGAGGATTGAAGCTTGCCTATGGCGGAACGGACACCCACTTGCTGGTAGTGGACCTGCGTGGGATCAAAACAAAGACAGGTTTCCCACTGCGTGGTGAAATAGCCGCGCGCATACTGGATCTGTGTGGAATTGTAGTCAACAAGAACACCATTCCTGGGGATGAGCTTACCGCTCTGGGCAGCGGCATTCGCATGGGCACACCATGGGTTACACAACGGGGTATGGGGCCAGAGCATCTGGATGAACTGGCAGAGATCATTGCCCGGGTGGTAACCAATATCCAACCATTCAAGTACATTGGCTTGATAGGCGAATTACCACGAGGCAAGATTGACCTCGATGTACTGGAAGCAGCCAGACGGGATGTAGACGCGCTTGCAATGCGTATTCAATCCGAGACCAAACCTCGGGGCCTGGGCTATCCTCACTTCATGGTCATCCCAGAGATGCCTGCGCCTAAGCAAGCCATGGGCCTGCCTGCGCTAGATAAGCGAGTGGCAACGCAAAGCGATGCCTTATTGCTCGACACGAGCGATACAAGCGTGCTACGTATCAGCGGTTGGAGAGCTAAGTCATTTCTACAACAGGTTTCTACTAACAACGTCGCTTTGCTCGCACCTTACCAGGCCCAGCGTGCCCTTCTCCTAGACAAGGACGGCGTGTTGCTGGACGATGTGGCCATATTACGCCTGGAAGCCGATAAACGCGGGCGCGATGTGTACTTAATGCTGACCAATCCTCTGAACACTACCAAAGTCAAATCCTGGCTACGCGGATTGAGCGATGGCTATGTCCTCTTCGATCCTGAAGACATCTTCCGCAAGGTGGAAGGCCCTGTGGTCATCGAGGATTTAGGCGAGGACGAATTGCAGGATCCAAGCCTTCGTTTGGTCAACCTGGCAATGGTTGGTCCTGGCGGACCAGACTTGTTGCAACGGATGGGTATGCCACAACTCAGCGAAGGTTCGGTATGGCACGGGAAGCTGGCGGACATACCGGTTTTTGTCATCAGGTTAGGATATGGCGTTGGTGATGTCCGCATGGAGATACTGGTGCATCCAGAAGAAGCAGCAAGCCTGTGGAACAGGTTGATAGAAGAGGGTGCCACGCCTCGTGGCGAGGAACTGCGTCAATCCTTGCGCGCACGGGCGGATTTGCCAGATTACACTGCTGAGCGTCCTACGGCACAGGAGCTATACATAGGGCCACAGAAATCCTGGTTCTGCCTGACCAAGCCGTATTTCGTAGGACAAGCAGCGCTAAAACCCGTCCTGAACTCGGTCAAAGAGCAGGCAGCAAAGAAGCAAGAATTTATCTGGCGCGAGCCAGAGAATGCTCCACTGAAGCGCACGCCATTGTATGACGAGCACCGCAAACGTACCACCAAGATCATACCCTTTGCCGGCTGGGAGATGCCAGTCTGGTACAGCAGTGTAGGGGAGGAGCATCAGGCTGTGCGTTCGGCTGCCGGCTTGTTTGACGTGGCACACATGGGAGTGCTGGAGGTTTCAGGGGAACATGCAGCCAGTTTTCTAGATGTCGTCGCCAGCAACTACGCACGCTGGATTGACCCTGGACAATCGGCCTATGCCTATTTTCTCGATCCTGACGGCAACGTGATAGACGACTTTATGATGTACCGCCTAGCTTGGGATCGCTACTTGCTCATCGTGAACGCGGTCAATGAGGAGAAAGATCTTGCCTGGCTACGTGCAGTGAACTCGCGACAGGTTGTTATTGACCGAGACAATCCTGCTATGGAGATCGAAGGACAGGCCATTATTCGCAGTCTGAAAGATCCCAGCAGTGGGGCAGATCAACGCGTGGATCTAGCATTACAAGGTCCCAACTCGCTGCCCATTCTCCAAAGCCTGACAGACGATGAAATGATTAAGCGCAAGCTGGCTCGCCTGCGGCGTACCGACCATATCCACACCGAATTGGCTGGCTTTGATTTGATTATTGCCCGTACTGGTTACACCGGCGAGGAATGGGGCTTCGAGCTACTGGTACATCCTGATCGTGTCGTCGAGCTTTGGAATTTGCTGCTGGAGAAAGGAGCAGCATTCGGCCTGAAGCCGTGTGGACTAGCTGCTCGTGATTCCACGCGCATTGAGGCTGGATTGCCACTATATGGGCATGAACTGGCGGGGGATTACAATATCTCGCCATCTGAAGCTGGCTTTGCGCCTTACATCAAATTCCACAAGCCATTCTTCATTGGCCGCAGACACTGCCTGGAGATAGAACTCAGCAAAAAGATGGAGGTGGTGCGCTTTCGTGTCAACGAGACAGGAGTTCGGGCTTTGCGCGCTGGCGATCCAGTCATCAACAAACGTGGTCAATACATTGGCCGAGTAACGAGTTGCACGCTAGTGGGTGGGCGGCAAATTGGCATGGCTTATGTGGACAAGCGCTACAATGAGCCAGGTGCTGAGATCGGTATATTTCCTACTTCGCATGGTGAGGAGGGGACAGTCAAGGCAATCAAGGACTTGACCAGTGGCGACAAAGTGCCACTGCATGTCTGGGCGACTGTACTGACACGGTTCCCAGACAAGGAGGAGAAAGCTAGTTGGGGATTGAGGACGGAGTAA
- the gcvPB gene encoding aminomethyl-transferring glycine dehydrogenase subunit GcvPB — MREPLIYEISSPGRIGVNLPECDVPLAPLPEGYLREDLPLPEVSEVDLMRHYVRLSQLNHAVDKGFYPLGSCTMKYNPKVNEEVAKLPGFAHTHPYQVPCTVQGNLFLMYQLQEFLKEISGFHSVSLQPAAGAHGELAGVLMIRAYHESRGDHKRTRMLIPDSAHGTNPASTTMAGYETVKIASDARGNVNLEELRTCCDDTIAGLMLTNPNTLGLFDEHVQEIARLMHECGGLLYGDGANLNAIMGIVKPAELGFDVMHFNLHKTFSTPHGGGGPGAGPVGANEILAPFLPGPIVVKERMDERCRSGEEWEEEEMYCYHWHMPPSSIGRLKSFYGNFGVCIKAYTYIRMLGAAGLREVSENAVLNANYLLSRLKGIYPLPYDRTCMHEFVLSGRLPDAPDVHTIDIAKRLMDFGFHPPTIYFPLIVPEALMIEPTETESKETLDAFADALIQIAQEARTNPELLHNAPHTAPVARLDEVLAARQPVLQCLK, encoded by the coding sequence ATGAGAGAACCGCTTATCTATGAAATTAGCTCACCTGGGCGTATTGGCGTCAACCTACCTGAATGCGATGTTCCGCTGGCTCCTCTTCCTGAAGGGTACCTGCGGGAGGATCTACCCTTGCCCGAGGTGAGCGAGGTAGACCTGATGCGCCACTATGTGCGCCTTTCGCAGCTCAACCATGCTGTAGACAAGGGCTTCTATCCCCTGGGCTCATGTACCATGAAATACAATCCCAAGGTCAACGAAGAGGTAGCAAAACTGCCTGGCTTTGCACACACGCATCCCTATCAAGTGCCGTGTACAGTGCAGGGTAACCTATTCCTAATGTACCAACTGCAGGAGTTCCTCAAAGAAATCAGCGGTTTTCATAGCGTGTCGTTGCAGCCCGCGGCTGGAGCGCATGGCGAATTGGCTGGCGTGCTCATGATTCGCGCATATCACGAGTCACGTGGTGACCACAAACGAACGCGCATGCTTATCCCTGACTCCGCGCACGGTACGAATCCAGCTTCGACTACCATGGCTGGGTATGAAACGGTGAAAATCGCTTCCGATGCCCGTGGCAATGTGAATCTGGAGGAGCTACGAACATGCTGTGACGACACCATAGCCGGGCTGATGCTCACCAATCCCAATACACTGGGGTTGTTCGATGAACACGTGCAGGAGATAGCACGTTTAATGCATGAATGCGGTGGCTTGCTTTATGGCGATGGGGCCAACCTGAATGCTATCATGGGCATCGTCAAGCCTGCTGAGTTGGGCTTCGATGTGATGCATTTCAACCTGCACAAGACCTTCTCTACGCCACACGGTGGTGGAGGGCCTGGTGCGGGTCCGGTGGGCGCCAACGAGATTTTGGCTCCTTTCCTGCCAGGGCCTATCGTAGTCAAGGAACGCATGGACGAGCGATGTCGCTCAGGCGAAGAGTGGGAAGAAGAGGAGATGTATTGCTATCATTGGCACATGCCTCCCTCCTCAATTGGTCGTTTAAAGTCCTTTTACGGCAACTTTGGCGTTTGCATCAAGGCCTATACGTATATTCGTATGCTCGGTGCTGCAGGACTGCGCGAAGTGAGCGAAAACGCAGTGCTCAATGCCAACTACCTGCTCAGCCGTTTGAAGGGCATCTACCCGTTGCCATACGATCGGACTTGTATGCATGAATTCGTGCTCTCCGGACGCTTGCCAGATGCACCCGACGTGCACACGATAGATATTGCTAAAAGGCTAATGGACTTTGGTTTCCACCCGCCAACAATTTACTTCCCGCTTATCGTCCCTGAAGCGCTCATGATTGAGCCCACGGAGACAGAAAGCAAAGAAACGCTGGATGCCTTCGCCGATGCGCTTATCCAAATAGCTCAGGAAGCCAGGACTAATCCAGAGCTACTGCACAATGCGCCGCATACGGCTCCTGTCGCACGCCTGGATGAGGTGCTGGCCGCGCGGCAACCGGTGCTGCAGTGTCTGAAATAG
- the gcvPA gene encoding aminomethyl-transferring glycine dehydrogenase subunit GcvPA, translating to MPYIPNTDADRAAMLKAIGVKDIDELFHDVPEALRYPELTLPPPVSEMEILRELREISEYNTDLEHAPCFLGAGAYRHFIPSVVGHVIGRSEFYTAYTPYQPEISQGTLQSIFEYQSMICALTGMDVANASHYDGATALAEAVLMAVGVSRGKRRKVVLSSGVHPEYRAVVRTYTQGMGLTIVGEEIDATATSDLAGMIDTDTACAIIQNPSFLGYLEAPAVLRTLADAAHHAGALFVVSADPISLGLFAPPANYGADIVCGEGQVLGGGLYFGGPYLGFFACRQQYVHKMAGRIVGQTVDRFGQRGFVLTLSAREQHIRREKATSNICSNEALMALAAAVYLAAMGKTGLRKVAELCYHKAHYAAKQLSALPGYSLLSPKPFFKEFPLRCPKPVDEINEYLLEEWGIIGGYDLARDYPDLANTMLICVTEMNAKEEIDLLVEALKSMEEEA from the coding sequence ATGCCTTACATTCCGAATACCGATGCTGACCGTGCAGCTATGCTGAAGGCTATCGGCGTCAAGGACATAGACGAGTTATTCCATGATGTCCCTGAAGCTTTGCGCTACCCGGAATTGACGCTTCCTCCGCCTGTCTCCGAGATGGAGATACTGCGGGAGCTGCGCGAGATCAGCGAATACAACACGGACCTGGAGCACGCGCCTTGTTTTTTGGGTGCAGGAGCTTATCGCCACTTTATCCCTAGCGTCGTCGGGCATGTCATTGGGCGATCCGAGTTCTATACCGCTTATACACCTTATCAACCTGAGATCAGTCAGGGCACACTGCAGAGCATTTTCGAGTATCAAAGCATGATCTGTGCCCTCACGGGCATGGACGTTGCCAACGCTTCCCACTACGATGGAGCAACAGCACTAGCAGAAGCAGTGCTCATGGCTGTGGGTGTGTCTCGCGGAAAGCGTCGCAAGGTTGTGCTTTCCTCGGGCGTGCATCCCGAATACCGCGCTGTAGTGCGCACATACACCCAGGGCATGGGGCTGACAATAGTAGGTGAGGAAATAGATGCCACTGCGACGAGCGATCTCGCAGGTATGATTGACACAGACACGGCATGTGCGATCATACAAAACCCAAGCTTTCTAGGCTATCTGGAAGCCCCAGCCGTTCTGCGCACACTAGCAGATGCGGCTCATCATGCGGGGGCGCTGTTCGTGGTCAGCGCTGACCCTATCTCCCTTGGGTTATTCGCACCACCGGCTAATTATGGGGCGGACATTGTCTGTGGTGAGGGGCAGGTTCTGGGCGGCGGACTGTATTTCGGCGGCCCCTATCTGGGCTTCTTCGCCTGCAGGCAGCAATATGTGCACAAAATGGCCGGGCGTATTGTCGGGCAGACGGTGGATCGATTTGGGCAGCGGGGATTTGTCCTGACCCTCTCCGCACGCGAGCAACACATCAGACGCGAGAAGGCAACTTCTAACATCTGTTCCAACGAAGCGCTGATGGCCCTCGCCGCTGCAGTCTATCTGGCAGCGATGGGCAAGACCGGTTTGCGTAAGGTAGCCGAACTGTGCTATCACAAAGCCCACTACGCAGCAAAGCAACTATCTGCATTGCCGGGCTACAGCCTGCTCAGTCCAAAGCCTTTCTTTAAAGAATTCCCTCTGCGCTGTCCCAAGCCAGTTGATGAGATCAACGAGTATTTGCTCGAGGAGTGGGGCATTATAGGAGGCTACGATCTAGCGCGGGATTATCCCGACCTGGCCAACACGATGCTCATCTGCGTCACCGAGATGAACGCCAAGGAGGAGATTGACTTATTGGTCGAGGCACTCAAGAGCATGGAGGAGGAAGCATGA
- the gcvH gene encoding glycine cleavage system protein GcvH, with protein sequence MVDYAKDRRYLPTHEWVKLEGDEAIAGISDYAQHELSDIVYVELPEVGETFAQNEVFATVESVKAASDIYMPMSGEILAVNKELDDSPQLVNEDPFGRGWFIRFRPSAPEEYESLLDAEAYEKHCQEEAEKGG encoded by the coding sequence ATGGTTGATTATGCAAAGGATCGGCGTTATCTACCTACCCATGAGTGGGTAAAACTAGAAGGAGATGAAGCCATCGCGGGTATCAGCGACTATGCACAACACGAACTAAGCGATATCGTCTATGTCGAACTGCCAGAGGTTGGGGAAACATTTGCCCAGAACGAGGTTTTTGCCACTGTGGAATCCGTCAAAGCAGCGTCGGACATCTACATGCCCATGAGCGGCGAAATATTAGCGGTCAACAAGGAATTAGATGATTCACCGCAGCTTGTGAACGAGGACCCATTTGGCCGCGGTTGGTTCATCCGCTTCCGACCCTCAGCACCAGAGGAATACGAGTCCCTTCTGGATGCCGAGGCTTATGAAAAGCACTGCCAGGAGGAGGCAGAGAAAGGGGGCTAG
- a CDS encoding lipoate--protein ligase family protein, translated as MLFAEWRLIFTGAADGYVNMAIDEATLILVAEGRVPPTVRIYYWDAPFCTVGYLQCISRLKSALSRSTECRYVRRLTGGQAFLHGGDLSYSLIVSMADTLIPSNVLASYERISSGVIEGLRLLGLDARYAPPTNVQLDRHIIATSAQARKLGVLLHQGTIALGHCTGNRPHELPCFTLTPISELFGGEIDIENGARALGMGFRRALGVDLSPNILFAKEKRLARQLLREKYMRPEWTFAR; from the coding sequence ATGCTCTTTGCCGAATGGCGTCTGATTTTTACAGGCGCTGCGGATGGCTATGTCAATATGGCAATTGATGAAGCCACATTGATCCTGGTAGCCGAAGGGCGAGTGCCACCAACGGTGCGTATCTATTATTGGGACGCGCCCTTTTGCACTGTGGGATATCTGCAGTGCATTTCTCGCCTGAAGTCAGCTTTATCACGCAGTACGGAATGCAGATATGTGCGTCGTTTAACCGGTGGGCAGGCCTTTCTTCATGGTGGTGACCTCTCCTATAGCCTTATCGTGTCCATGGCCGATACTCTGATTCCGTCCAATGTGCTTGCTTCTTATGAGCGCATCTCCTCAGGGGTTATCGAGGGATTGCGCCTCTTGGGTTTGGATGCCCGCTATGCCCCTCCGACCAACGTGCAACTCGATAGACATATCATCGCTACATCAGCACAGGCCAGGAAACTAGGCGTACTTTTGCACCAGGGAACGATTGCGTTAGGACATTGTACCGGAAATAGACCACATGAACTGCCTTGTTTCACCTTGACACCGATCAGCGAGCTTTTCGGTGGAGAGATTGATATCGAAAATGGAGCGCGGGCATTAGGCATGGGTTTCAGACGAGCATTAGGCGTAGATCTCAGTCCCAACATACTCTTTGCTAAGGAGAAGCGCTTAGCACGCCAGCTTCTCCGCGAGAAATACATGCGTCCTGAGTGGACCTTTGCCCGCTGA
- a CDS encoding radical SAM protein, with the protein MLRHPEAVTTWDLPISTEAEQEIGVSVGTAAVIGLQHLCQADKPTTAYLMIGERCGCDCAFCTQAHSSTARSHFLSRIAWPPYPLQRVLPTVAKGFAQRTIKRCCLQVTVFPGYLRQTLSVIEQLRSLSSIPISASIVVSNLDAVRTLLACGAERVTIALDAACERVYRKTKGSDWQSRLNLLRKAADRFPDRIGTHLIAGLGETEQEMCTILQEMVDCGVTIGLFSFTPVPGTMWANRLPPPLPAYRRIQVARYLLATGASRMEDWSFSPTGQLISYGLHPTRLRELLANGLAFETAGCPDCNRPYYNERPRKTMYNYPRPLNAEEIEAAISIAMAELTWEDLACSKRSFVVTTVSPHGA; encoded by the coding sequence ATGTTGCGTCATCCAGAGGCCGTGACAACATGGGATCTGCCTATCTCGACCGAGGCGGAACAAGAAATTGGTGTATCAGTAGGCACTGCAGCAGTTATTGGTCTGCAACACCTGTGCCAAGCGGATAAGCCGACCACTGCCTACTTGATGATCGGCGAACGGTGTGGATGTGATTGCGCTTTCTGCACGCAAGCGCACAGCAGCACCGCGCGATCCCACTTCCTCTCGCGTATTGCCTGGCCTCCTTATCCACTCCAGCGCGTGCTTCCTACTGTGGCAAAGGGGTTTGCCCAACGCACAATCAAGCGCTGTTGCCTGCAGGTCACTGTCTTTCCAGGTTATCTGCGGCAAACCCTTTCCGTGATCGAGCAGCTTCGCTCGCTTTCCTCCATACCGATTAGTGCCTCCATCGTCGTATCGAATCTGGATGCTGTACGTACCTTGCTCGCTTGCGGGGCAGAGCGAGTCACGATAGCCCTCGATGCCGCATGCGAGAGGGTCTACCGCAAAACTAAGGGGAGCGATTGGCAAAGTCGGCTCAATCTTCTGCGTAAAGCGGCCGATCGCTTTCCTGATCGCATAGGGACGCATCTGATTGCTGGACTGGGTGAGACAGAGCAAGAGATGTGCACCATCCTTCAGGAGATGGTGGACTGTGGGGTAACCATCGGTCTATTTTCTTTCACTCCCGTTCCAGGCACGATGTGGGCTAACCGCTTGCCACCCCCACTGCCAGCGTACCGGCGTATTCAGGTAGCCCGCTATCTGCTGGCCACGGGTGCTAGTCGCATGGAAGACTGGAGTTTCTCACCTACGGGGCAACTCATATCCTATGGTTTACACCCTACAAGACTGCGCGAGCTGTTGGCCAATGGCCTCGCCTTTGAAACCGCGGGCTGTCCTGATTGCAACCGTCCTTATTATAACGAGCGCCCAAGGAAAACCATGTACAACTACCCCCGTCCCCTTAATGCTGAAGAAATAGAAGCAGCAATATCCATCGCCATGGCGGAGTTAACGTGGGAGGACCTTGCCTGCTCCAAGCGCTCGTTTGTAGTCACAACAGTTAGCCCTCATGGGGCTTGA